In one Pasteuria penetrans genomic region, the following are encoded:
- a CDS encoding NADH-quinone oxidoreductase subunit L — MSAPMVGTIVALPLLVPLLFLLMGAKLARGVAAGAGVFSAVGSAVLVTWLAWQYGPSLSVWKAKMPWFQIGHHSVDLGFLIRPTTLWLLLVVAWISVFVHGYAWSYMKNKSGVGSRFVGFFALLGFFTASMQSFVVSSNFLQLVMGWEALGVASFLLIGFWQEEQKARRAAIKAFLMTRLGDMGLLAALGLTWWYWKTWEIDVLAQLVDGGALAGSSVTLVALLVAVAALAKAGQMPLHTWLPDAMVGPTPVSAFLHAATMVVAGVYLVDQFSFLFSSGDMANMVLLWAGAVTAIYASFMACLQTDLKRLLAYSTASHLGFMFAAMGLQMPGYAFLLLCAHASFKALLFLIVGVLLSSQRLKGAWTMSTGMLFTWVVGVLAMCDFPSLKKDILAAAFSQGASLSFYLLLGAYAFTFGYVFRLGLQVRRVSASTISSGGKVNLPGNSMGWSIVALTGVVGLVQGVLIAYKGGLFHWLEARPNSRLPFAYPPSWWTPAMVVLGLGLAVCFVRILGKKQSWWWEDRDPWDAVYRVVVVGPVRGLARGLLCFDQFVIHGAVHFVSRASMGLGRCAVGWQRGRLERYLLVAVLALAVSLLLLLWIGIGG; from the coding sequence TTGAGTGCACCAATGGTAGGTACTATTGTGGCGTTGCCACTTTTGGTTCCTCTCTTGTTTTTATTGATGGGGGCGAAGTTGGCGAGAGGGGTGGCTGCGGGGGCGGGTGTTTTTTCTGCCGTCGGTTCGGCTGTTTTGGTGACGTGGTTGGCTTGGCAATATGGACCCTCATTGTCCGTTTGGAAGGCTAAGATGCCTTGGTTCCAGATAGGTCACCATTCCGTGGACTTGGGTTTTTTGATCCGCCCAACAACGCTGTGGTTGTTGCTCGTTGTGGCCTGGATTAGTGTATTTGTTCATGGGTATGCTTGGAGCTATATGAAAAATAAGTCGGGTGTGGGTTCTCGTTTTGTCGGTTTTTTTGCTTTGCTGGGGTTTTTCACAGCGTCTATGCAGAGTTTTGTTGTATCCTCCAATTTCTTACAGTTGGTTATGGGTTGGGAGGCTCTTGGTGTTGCTTCCTTTCTGCTCATTGGATTCTGGCAAGAGGAACAAAAGGCCAGACGGGCTGCCATCAAGGCTTTCTTAATGACCAGGTTGGGTGATATGGGTCTCTTGGCAGCATTGGGGTTGACATGGTGGTATTGGAAAACTTGGGAGATTGATGTGTTAGCGCAATTGGTGGATGGTGGTGCTTTGGCGGGTTCGTCTGTTACCCTTGTCGCCCTCCTGGTTGCCGTCGCCGCGTTGGCAAAGGCGGGTCAGATGCCCCTACATACTTGGCTCCCCGATGCGATGGTAGGGCCTACCCCTGTGAGTGCGTTCCTCCATGCGGCGACCATGGTGGTAGCTGGTGTTTATCTTGTGGACCAATTTTCCTTCCTTTTCTCCTCCGGGGATATGGCCAATATGGTATTGCTCTGGGCGGGCGCGGTTACAGCCATTTACGCATCCTTTATGGCCTGCCTGCAAACGGATCTCAAGCGTTTGTTGGCTTATTCTACCGCAAGTCATTTGGGTTTCATGTTTGCCGCTATGGGGCTACAGATGCCTGGCTATGCTTTTTTGTTGTTATGTGCACATGCCTCCTTTAAGGCACTTCTCTTCCTAATCGTGGGGGTGCTCCTTTCTTCGCAGCGGTTGAAAGGGGCCTGGACAATGAGTACGGGTATGCTGTTTACTTGGGTGGTAGGTGTTCTGGCTATGTGTGATTTTCCTTCCCTGAAAAAGGATATTTTGGCTGCTGCTTTTTCCCAGGGTGCTTCCCTTTCTTTTTATCTCCTCCTGGGCGCCTATGCGTTTACCTTTGGATATGTATTTCGTTTGGGGCTACAGGTTCGCCGTGTGTCGGCCTCCACCATATCCTCTGGGGGGAAGGTAAACCTTCCGGGCAATTCCATGGGGTGGTCCATTGTAGCATTAACCGGAGTGGTGGGGTTGGTTCAGGGCGTGCTTATCGCCTACAAGGGGGGTTTGTTTCATTGGTTGGAGGCTCGCCCCAATTCCCGTCTACCCTTTGCTTATCCTCCTAGCTGGTGGACTCCTGCTATGGTGGTGCTAGGTTTGGGCTTGGCGGTGTGCTTTGTGCGCATTTTGGGAAAAAAACAGTCCTGGTGGTGGGAGGATAGGGATCCATGGGATGCGGTGTACCGTGTGGTCGTAGTGGGTCCAGTCCGGGGGCTGGCACGGGGGCTGTTGTGTTTTGATCAGTTTGTTATCCATGGTGCCGTCCATTTTGTCAGTAGGGCGTCGATGGGCTTAGGACGGTGTGCTGTTGGATGGCAGCGGGGGCGATTGGAACGTTATCTCCTTGTTGCCGTGTTGGCATTGGCCGTATCTCTGCTGTTATTGCTATGGATAGGGATAGGGGGGTGA